In Fusobacterium sp. DD2, the DNA window CTTTAACAAACTTATCTTTTCTATACACTCTCTTGCTTTTCTTTGCTTCGATAGGTTTATCTTCACTTGTCTGGATTCGCTTAGACTCTTTCTCGTTAATTTTGTCTTGGAATTTATCCTTACTATGGATAAGTTTATCCTCATAATTTTTAAGAACTTGTCTTTTACTTGATGCCTTCTTATTGCTTATTGGTTGAGCCTTAGCTGAAATATCATCTGTTGTTAGTTTATTAGAATTAATATTTCTACTGTTATCACTATCAAAATTTACCTTTTTGAAGTCTACATCTAAGTCTTCATCAAGTTTAAAGCTTTCATCTGCCCTTATTTCAAGATTAGCTTGTTTTGTTTCTTCAGCCTTATCCTTATTTTCTAAAACTTCTTTTCTAATTCTTTCCTTGTTTTTAGACTTCTGAAAATCTTTTAGTTTATCTTGTTTTTGATCTTTAGCTAATACATTCTCATGAATAAGTTTAGATTCTTTTTCTGAAATTTTATCTCCGAACCTATCCTTAGTCTTAATTATCTTATTGGTATAATCATCTGAATGAACAAGTTTACTATCCATATTTTTTTCAGGAGCGTCCCTATTTCGTATAATTTTCTTTTGAAAATCTTTTTTTAGTTTTTTATCCATATCACACCTACTTAGCTTCTTCTGGTTTTGTTGTCATTAGCTTATATAACATGGTGTCTTTAGGGAATTTATCTATAAATGGAACAATAGTATTTCCAAAGAATAATAGTCCCTCACCTGCATTTGAATTAGTAATATAGTTTAACTGATAAGGCGATATTTTTAATTTCTTAGCAAGAATATCCCTATCTCCAGATGCTTGATTTAACATTAGAACAAAGTCTGTATTATCAAAGATATTTTCAATTTCCTGACTTGTTAAAAGGTCTTTTACGTTTTGAGTTATGCCTGTTGGAATACCTCCCCATTTTCTAAATCTTTTCCAGATTTCTACTGAATATGAAGCAGTTTGTGGGTCTTTTAATAAAAGGTGGAACTCATCTATATAGTATCTTGTAGACTTGCTTCCTCTATTTAGGGAAACCTTGTTCCAAACTTGGTCTTGAATTACAAGCATACCTATTTTTTTTAGTTGTGTTCCTAGCTCTTTTATATCAAAACAAAGCAGTTGCCTATTTAGATCAACATTTGACCTATTATTAAATACATTAAGACTTCCCTTAACATAAATTTCCATTTCTGTTGCGAGCTTCCTACCAACTCCCTCTTCTTGAGATAGGAGCATATCATATAAATCTCCTAATATAGGCATATTTTCTGGTTTTGGGTCTTCAAAATACTTTTGATATATCTTTGGTAAGCACCTATCTATAACAGATTTTTCTGCAGCAGTAAGACCAGATCCTCCTACTACAAGTTCAAGCATAGACATTATAAAGTTTGCCTTATCTTTTAAAGGTGCGTCCCCATCTCCATAGTTCATATTAATATCTAATGGATTTAGGTAGTCCTTTGACTTTGCCGAAACTTTAATAACTTCTCCATTAAATTGTTTTACAAGGTTTGAATACTCGCCTTCAGGATCACAAATAATTACATCATCATCTGTGACAAGAATTGCATTTGCCATCTCTCTCTTTGCTGAGAAAGATTTACCAGAACCTGGTGTTCCTAATATTAATCCGTTAGGGTTCTTTAGTTTCTTTCTATCTGCCATAATCAAGTTTTGGCTAAGGGCATTTAATCCATAGTACAAAGAATTTGCCGAATCAATAAATAGCTCTTCTGTTGTAAAAGGCATAAATACCGCCGTTGATGATGAAGTTAAAAATCTTTTTATCTCAACTTGGTTAACTCCTAGAGGTAAGACAGAAATGAGTCCTTGCTCTTGCTGATGAGATAATCTTTTTACCTGACAATTATGTCTGTTTGCAATTGATGAAATTTGAGCAATGGTGTTTTCTAATTTTTGATTAGTCCTAGCAAAATTCATCATTACAATGGTAACTACAAAGAGCCTTTCATCCCTATTTTGTAAGTCAGATAACATGGACTTAACATCAGCCCCAAAAGTATTTATATCTGAAGGAATAATATCCATATCATATCCTGCTCGAACTGCTTTCTTTTGTTCTTCAATTTTCATTCTGTCTAGGTCTGTGTTCTTTCTCTTAATGAGTTTAATGGCTTCTGCTTGTTCAACTACATCTATATGAAAAGCTACATAAATATTGTCATCAATATCTAAAAACTCAGATAACATTCTGTCTGATAACTCGCTTGCAAGTATTTGAAAATGACTTACTGCCCCAATATATTTGCCAAATTTAAAATTATTGGCTGGTGCAAAATTAAAGATATTGGGAGTTATATGTGATTTTGTAGACTCTTTCTTCTTCAAATCTTTATATGAAAAATCAAAGCTCTTGTCTGGATTTAACATATCGTGAACAAGTCTTAGTCTTTCTTCTCCATCAAGACTTTCTGCTCTTACTCCCATAGATTTAAAGTTAGATAAAATATCTACTTCAAGTCTATTTAACTTTGCTCTTGCTTGCTCTAGGTTATCAGCTTCTGTTGTAAAGGTTATATACTTCATCTTTTTAAGTCCGTTATTCCCCTTTGCAAGTTGAAGCTTTAACATCTCCCTAAACTCTTTTCTTACATCGTCATAGAAGTCTCCCTTATCAGCAATTTTAATTGCATCTTGTAGGTCTTTATTTCTTCCTAATTGATTTACATACGAAAGTTCAATGTGGACACTTGGATCAAAAGAATTTAAAAAGTTGGCAAATTGGTTAAAGATTAAATCTCTATCTTCTTCCAATGCCAACTGGTAATTTATATCTTGAAATGAAATTGTCTTTGAATAATTTTTTTCGTCTAACTGGCAAATGCCCTCTGATAACATTCTTATATAGGGAATAGTATCCTCAACAGTAAATCTCTTTTTCTCTTTCTTTAAAAGAACACTTAGAAGACTATTTGTTGGATCTTTCTTTGTTTTTAGCCTTCTTACTTCCTTTCGGTCTTTTTTTAATTGTTTTTCCCTTAGATTTAAGTCGCTGATTTGCTTTTTTCTTCGCTTCAAGGTATGCCTCCTTTCTTATTCTCTTAGTTGGTTGATAAAACTTATGAAGATAGAAAAATTTAAAATACTTTTCAAAAGTTAAGGTGTCTTTTTCATATAAGGTTATAAAAAAGATTGGCAGGGTTACTATTAGCATTACAATAATTGAAACATCATTGGGTAGATATTTCTTCATAAATAAATAGGTTGGTATGCCAATTAGTCCTGCCACAGAAAAACCTATAAGTTGTCTTTTCGTTAAGTTAAAGGCAACTTTTGTTTTTATCTTGTCCAAATCTTTTGGTATTGGTACATATGCCATTTTAATCTCCCTCTACTTCTTCTTTGGAAAGTTCAAGTATATGGTCATAATTAGATATTGTTTCTTCTTCTAGGTAGCTAATTCTTTCTTCTAATTCTTCTTGTTTTTCTTCATTTTTGTCATTGTATTCTCCTTGATACATAACAAATTCATTGTGACATCTTCCGAGTCTATTTATTCTCCTCTTTAAGTTTCTAATCTCTTCATTTCTTTTCTTCTCTTTTAAGATCTCATAAGTTTTTCCCAATAAAATTCCAAGTCCCAATAAAGCACAATTTTTCTTTTTTAACATTTATTCCTCCTAGTGCGTATTCATAA includes these proteins:
- a CDS encoding PrgI family protein; the encoded protein is MAYVPIPKDLDKIKTKVAFNLTKRQLIGFSVAGLIGIPTYLFMKKYLPNDVSIIVMLIVTLPIFFITLYEKDTLTFEKYFKFFYLHKFYQPTKRIRKEAYLEAKKKANQRLKSKGKTIKKRPKGSKKAKNKERSNK
- a CDS encoding VirB4-like conjugal transfer ATPase, CD1110 family, coding for MKRRKKQISDLNLREKQLKKDRKEVRRLKTKKDPTNSLLSVLLKKEKKRFTVEDTIPYIRMLSEGICQLDEKNYSKTISFQDINYQLALEEDRDLIFNQFANFLNSFDPSVHIELSYVNQLGRNKDLQDAIKIADKGDFYDDVRKEFREMLKLQLAKGNNGLKKMKYITFTTEADNLEQARAKLNRLEVDILSNFKSMGVRAESLDGEERLRLVHDMLNPDKSFDFSYKDLKKKESTKSHITPNIFNFAPANNFKFGKYIGAVSHFQILASELSDRMLSEFLDIDDNIYVAFHIDVVEQAEAIKLIKRKNTDLDRMKIEEQKKAVRAGYDMDIIPSDINTFGADVKSMLSDLQNRDERLFVVTIVMMNFARTNQKLENTIAQISSIANRHNCQVKRLSHQQEQGLISVLPLGVNQVEIKRFLTSSSTAVFMPFTTEELFIDSANSLYYGLNALSQNLIMADRKKLKNPNGLILGTPGSGKSFSAKREMANAILVTDDDVIICDPEGEYSNLVKQFNGEVIKVSAKSKDYLNPLDINMNYGDGDAPLKDKANFIMSMLELVVGGSGLTAAEKSVIDRCLPKIYQKYFEDPKPENMPILGDLYDMLLSQEEGVGRKLATEMEIYVKGSLNVFNNRSNVDLNRQLLCFDIKELGTQLKKIGMLVIQDQVWNKVSLNRGSKSTRYYIDEFHLLLKDPQTASYSVEIWKRFRKWGGIPTGITQNVKDLLTSQEIENIFDNTDFVLMLNQASGDRDILAKKLKISPYQLNYITNSNAGEGLLFFGNTIVPFIDKFPKDTMLYKLMTTKPEEAK